A genomic stretch from Dermochelys coriacea isolate rDerCor1 chromosome 24, rDerCor1.pri.v4, whole genome shotgun sequence includes:
- the PSMB4 gene encoding proteasome subunit beta type-4 isoform X2, with protein sequence MEAGGMRLPLPFWAGGPLTRTQNPMVTGTSVLGVKFDGGVIIAADMLGSYGSLARFRNISRIMKVNDNTVLGASGDYADFQYLKQVIDQMVIDEELLGDGHSYSPKAIHSWLTRAMYSRRSKMNPLWNTVVIGGFYNGESFLGYVDMLGVAYEDPTLATGYGAYLAQPLMREVLEKKPILTKDEARDLIERCMKILYYRDARSFNRYELAIVTEKGVEVEGPLSVETNWDIAHLIRGFE encoded by the exons ATGGAAGCCGGGGGGATGCGGCTGCCGCTGCCGTTCTGGGCCGGG GGCCCCCTCACGCGGACCCA GAATCCCATGGTGACGGGCACCTCGGTGCTGGGAGTGAAGTTTGACGGCGGTGTGATCATCGCTGCAGACATGCTGGGCTCCTACGGCTCTCTGGCCCGGTTTCGTAACATTTCCAGGATCATGAAAGTGAATGATAACACTGTGCTCGGCGCATCTGGGGACTACGCTGATTTCCAGTACCTCAAGCAGGTTATTGACCAGATGGT AATTGATGAGGAGCTGTTGGGAGATGGTCACAGTTACAGTCCAAAGGCCATTCATTCCTGGCTGACTCGAGCCATGTACAGCCGGAGATCCAAGATGAATCCGCTCTGGAATACTGTTGTTATTGGAGGCTTTTATAATGGGGAGAG CTTTCTAGGGTATGTTGACATGTTGGGTGTTGCCTATGAAGACCCTACACTCGCTACTGGCTATGGAGCTTACCTAGCTCAG ccaTTAATGAGAGAAGTCTTGGAGAAGAAACCCATCTTGACAAAGGACGAGGCCCGGGACCTGATTGAGCGCTGCATGAAAATCCTGTATTACAGAGATGCCAGATCGTTTAACAGA TACGAACTTGCCATAGTGACCGAGAAAGGAGTTGAAGTGGAAGGACCTCTGTCTGTAGAAACCAACTGGGACATAGCACATCTGATCCG TGGCTTCGAATGA
- the PSMB4 gene encoding proteasome subunit beta type-4 isoform X1, producing the protein MEAGGMRLPLPFWAGGPAPASGELYSLPGPSAAGPGLELLAGAGPLTRTQNPMVTGTSVLGVKFDGGVIIAADMLGSYGSLARFRNISRIMKVNDNTVLGASGDYADFQYLKQVIDQMVIDEELLGDGHSYSPKAIHSWLTRAMYSRRSKMNPLWNTVVIGGFYNGESFLGYVDMLGVAYEDPTLATGYGAYLAQPLMREVLEKKPILTKDEARDLIERCMKILYYRDARSFNRYELAIVTEKGVEVEGPLSVETNWDIAHLIRGFE; encoded by the exons ATGGAAGCCGGGGGGATGCGGCTGCCGCTGCCGTTCTGGGCCGGGGGCCCGGCCCCGGCCTCGGGGGAGCTGTACAGCCTGCCCGGTCCTAgcgcggccgggccgggcctggAGCTGCTGGCCGGGGCCGGCCCCCTCACGCGGACCCA GAATCCCATGGTGACGGGCACCTCGGTGCTGGGAGTGAAGTTTGACGGCGGTGTGATCATCGCTGCAGACATGCTGGGCTCCTACGGCTCTCTGGCCCGGTTTCGTAACATTTCCAGGATCATGAAAGTGAATGATAACACTGTGCTCGGCGCATCTGGGGACTACGCTGATTTCCAGTACCTCAAGCAGGTTATTGACCAGATGGT AATTGATGAGGAGCTGTTGGGAGATGGTCACAGTTACAGTCCAAAGGCCATTCATTCCTGGCTGACTCGAGCCATGTACAGCCGGAGATCCAAGATGAATCCGCTCTGGAATACTGTTGTTATTGGAGGCTTTTATAATGGGGAGAG CTTTCTAGGGTATGTTGACATGTTGGGTGTTGCCTATGAAGACCCTACACTCGCTACTGGCTATGGAGCTTACCTAGCTCAG ccaTTAATGAGAGAAGTCTTGGAGAAGAAACCCATCTTGACAAAGGACGAGGCCCGGGACCTGATTGAGCGCTGCATGAAAATCCTGTATTACAGAGATGCCAGATCGTTTAACAGA TACGAACTTGCCATAGTGACCGAGAAAGGAGTTGAAGTGGAAGGACCTCTGTCTGTAGAAACCAACTGGGACATAGCACATCTGATCCG TGGCTTCGAATGA